The Actinomadura sp. WMMB 499 genome includes a window with the following:
- the pheS gene encoding phenylalanine--tRNA ligase subunit alpha → MSAPNKSYDPVEVSALQPQEVERARDEALAAVAAAADLDALKQVRLAHAGDRSPLALANREIGALPPAARADAGKRIGAARGAVGQAIKKRQAELEDERDQRVLVEETVDVTLPWNRAPRGARHPLTTMQERMADVFVSMGFEVAEGPEVEAEWFNFDALNFKPDHPARTMQDTFFVESEETGLVLRTHTSPVQIRSLLSRELPVYVVAPGRTFRTDELDATHSPVFHQLEGLAVDEGLTMADLRGGIEAFVAGMFGAGLSTRFRPSYFPFTEPSAEVDMQCFVCRGASAEPGGDPCRTCGSEGWIELGGCGMVNPRVLTACGVDPDRYSGWAFGLGVERTLMFRHGVEDMYDMVEGDVRFTLPFGTEI, encoded by the coding sequence ATGTCTGCACCCAACAAGTCCTATGACCCCGTCGAGGTGTCCGCGCTCCAGCCGCAGGAGGTGGAGCGGGCCCGCGACGAGGCCCTCGCCGCCGTCGCCGCGGCCGCCGACCTCGACGCCCTCAAGCAGGTCCGCCTGGCGCACGCCGGCGACCGCTCCCCCCTGGCCCTGGCCAACCGGGAGATCGGCGCGCTGCCGCCCGCGGCCCGCGCCGACGCCGGCAAGCGCATCGGTGCCGCCCGCGGAGCCGTCGGCCAGGCGATCAAGAAGCGCCAGGCCGAGCTCGAGGACGAACGCGACCAGCGCGTCCTGGTCGAGGAGACCGTCGACGTCACCCTGCCCTGGAACCGCGCCCCGCGCGGCGCCCGGCACCCGCTGACCACGATGCAGGAGCGGATGGCGGACGTCTTCGTCTCCATGGGCTTCGAAGTCGCCGAGGGGCCCGAGGTCGAGGCGGAGTGGTTCAACTTCGACGCCCTCAACTTCAAGCCCGACCACCCGGCCCGCACGATGCAGGACACCTTCTTCGTCGAGTCGGAGGAGACCGGGCTGGTGCTGCGCACGCACACCTCCCCGGTGCAGATCCGGTCGCTGCTGTCGCGCGAGCTGCCGGTCTACGTGGTGGCGCCGGGCCGCACGTTCCGCACCGACGAGCTGGACGCCACGCACAGCCCCGTCTTCCACCAGCTGGAGGGACTCGCCGTCGACGAGGGGCTGACGATGGCCGACCTGCGCGGCGGCATCGAGGCGTTCGTCGCCGGGATGTTCGGCGCGGGCCTGTCCACCCGGTTCCGGCCGTCGTACTTCCCGTTCACCGAGCCGTCCGCCGAGGTGGACATGCAGTGCTTCGTGTGCCGGGGGGCGTCCGCCGAACCCGGCGGCGACCCGTGCCGCACCTGCGGTTCCGAGGGCTGGATCGAGCTGGGCGGCTGCGGCATGGTCAACCCGCGGGTGCTGACCGCCTGCGGCGTCGACCCGGACCGCTACAGCGGCTGGGCGTTCGGGCTCGGCGTCGAGCGGACGCTGATGTTCCGGCACGGCGTGGAAGACATGTACGACATGGTGGAGGGCGACGTCCGGTTCACCCTCCCGTTCGGGACGGAGATCTGA
- a CDS encoding ABC-F family ATP-binding cassette domain-containing protein, with amino-acid sequence MSHAIVCTDLSFAWPDGTTVLDGLDAAFGTGRTGLIGVNGAGKSTLLKLVAGELRPGSGSVTVEGEIGYLPQTLVLGGAATVADLLGIAGTRAALHAIERGEATEENFAAVGDDGWDVEERARAELDRLGLEHLGLDRPVPTLSGGETMMVGLAALLIARPDVLLLDEPTNNLDLDARRRLHDAVAAWKGVLVVVSHDRELLELVDEIADLRDGGVRSFGGNLSAYEELLAVEKDAAERAVRAAETDLRRQKRELEEAHVKLARRKRYGDKMQENKREPKIVMGERKRQAQVSAGKHRIMHEERLAGARSRLDEAENAVREDDEIRVELPATRVPAGRTVVTVTGLTAPEPEPATITELIVRGPERIGLVGPNGSGKTTLLRALVGESAPDGTSIRVGVDGVRYLPQRLDVLDDALSVVENVRAQAPSASVTEIRSGLARFLFRGARAERPAGTLSGGERFRAVLASLLLADPAPRLLLLDEPTNNLDMASARQLAQALAAYRGALIVVSHDLPFLRTLELTRWLRMDRTTGLAEVEPME; translated from the coding sequence TTGTCTCACGCCATCGTCTGCACCGACCTGTCTTTCGCCTGGCCCGACGGGACGACCGTCCTGGACGGTCTCGACGCCGCCTTCGGCACCGGCCGGACCGGGCTGATCGGCGTCAACGGGGCCGGGAAGTCGACGTTGCTGAAGCTGGTCGCGGGGGAGCTGCGGCCCGGTTCCGGCTCCGTCACCGTCGAGGGCGAGATCGGCTACCTGCCGCAGACCCTCGTCCTCGGCGGCGCCGCCACGGTCGCCGACCTGCTCGGCATCGCCGGGACGCGCGCCGCGCTGCACGCCATCGAACGCGGCGAGGCCACCGAGGAGAACTTCGCGGCCGTCGGCGACGACGGCTGGGACGTCGAGGAGCGGGCCCGCGCCGAACTGGACCGGCTCGGCCTCGAGCACCTCGGTCTCGACCGGCCCGTCCCGACCCTCTCCGGCGGCGAGACCATGATGGTCGGCCTCGCCGCACTGCTCATCGCCCGTCCCGACGTCCTGCTCCTGGACGAGCCCACCAACAACCTCGACCTGGACGCGCGGCGGCGTCTCCATGACGCGGTCGCCGCCTGGAAGGGCGTCCTGGTCGTCGTCAGCCACGACCGGGAGCTGCTGGAGCTGGTCGACGAGATCGCCGACCTGCGCGACGGCGGCGTCCGCTCGTTCGGCGGCAACCTGTCCGCCTACGAGGAACTGCTCGCCGTCGAGAAGGACGCCGCCGAGCGCGCCGTCCGCGCCGCCGAGACCGACCTGCGCCGCCAGAAGCGCGAGCTGGAGGAGGCGCACGTCAAGCTCGCGCGCCGCAAGAGGTACGGCGACAAGATGCAGGAGAACAAGCGCGAACCGAAGATCGTGATGGGTGAGCGCAAACGGCAGGCGCAGGTGTCGGCCGGCAAGCACCGCATCATGCACGAGGAGCGGCTCGCCGGTGCCCGGAGCAGACTGGACGAGGCGGAGAACGCCGTCCGCGAGGACGACGAGATCCGCGTCGAGCTGCCCGCCACGCGCGTCCCGGCGGGACGGACGGTCGTGACCGTCACCGGGCTGACGGCGCCCGAACCGGAGCCCGCCACGATCACCGAGCTGATCGTCCGGGGCCCGGAGCGGATCGGGCTCGTCGGCCCGAACGGGTCGGGCAAGACGACCCTGCTGCGCGCGCTGGTCGGCGAGTCCGCGCCCGACGGGACGAGCATCAGGGTCGGCGTGGACGGCGTCCGGTACCTGCCGCAGCGTCTGGACGTCCTGGACGACGCCCTCAGCGTCGTCGAGAACGTCCGCGCGCAAGCGCCGTCGGCATCGGTCACCGAGATCCGCTCGGGTCTGGCGCGCTTCCTGTTCCGGGGCGCGCGGGCCGAGCGTCCCGCGGGGACCCTGTCGGGCGGGGAGCGCTTCCGCGCGGTGCTGGCGTCGCTGCTGCTCGCCGACCCCGCCCCGCGGCTCCTGCTGCTGGACGAGCCGACGAACAACCTCGACATGGCCAGCGCCCGCCAGCTCGCCCAGGCGCTCGCCGCCTACCGGGGCGCGCTGATCGTGGTGAGCCACGACCTGCCGTTCCTGCGGACGCTCGAGCTCACCCGCTGGCTGCGCATGGATCGCACGACCGGACTCGCCGAGGTGGAACCGATGGAGTGA
- the argC gene encoding N-acetyl-gamma-glutamyl-phosphate reductase, with product MGIRTAVAGASGYAGGELLRILDGHAEFEIGALTAGSNAGTELGAHQPHLRSLAGRVLADTTPDVLAGHDVVFLALPHGQSAELAERLGDDVLVVDCGADFRLTDPVAWEKFYGTPHSGTWPYGLPELPGARDALRTTRRVAVPGCYPTAVTLALLPAFTAGHAEPDVVVVAASGTSGAGRSLKPHLLGSEVMGSMSPYGVGGTHRHTPEIVQNLSLAAGERVTVSFTPTLAPMSRGILATCTAKARPGLTAETLREAYAAAYAGEPFAALLPEGRWPATSMTLGANSALVQVALDEDAGRIVAVAAIDNLTKGTAGGAVQSANLALGLPEELGLTTIGVSP from the coding sequence ATGGGAATCCGGACGGCGGTCGCCGGCGCCAGCGGTTACGCTGGCGGCGAGCTGCTGCGCATCCTCGACGGACACGCCGAATTCGAGATCGGCGCGCTGACGGCGGGCTCCAACGCGGGCACCGAACTGGGCGCGCACCAGCCCCACCTGCGATCACTGGCCGGGCGCGTCCTGGCCGACACCACGCCCGACGTCCTCGCCGGGCACGACGTCGTCTTCCTCGCACTGCCCCACGGGCAGTCCGCCGAGCTCGCCGAACGTCTCGGCGACGACGTCCTCGTCGTCGACTGCGGCGCCGACTTCCGCCTCACCGACCCGGTCGCCTGGGAGAAGTTCTACGGGACGCCGCACTCCGGCACCTGGCCCTACGGGCTGCCTGAACTCCCCGGCGCGCGCGACGCGCTGCGGACCACCCGCCGCGTCGCCGTCCCCGGCTGCTACCCGACGGCCGTCACCCTCGCGCTGCTCCCGGCGTTCACCGCCGGGCACGCCGAACCGGACGTCGTCGTCGTCGCCGCGTCCGGCACCTCCGGCGCCGGCCGGTCCCTCAAGCCGCACCTGCTGGGCAGCGAGGTCATGGGCTCGATGAGCCCCTACGGAGTCGGCGGCACCCACCGGCACACCCCCGAGATCGTGCAGAACCTCAGCCTCGCCGCCGGGGAGCGCGTCACCGTGTCGTTCACCCCGACCCTCGCGCCGATGAGCCGCGGCATCCTCGCCACCTGCACCGCCAAAGCCCGTCCCGGCCTCACCGCCGAGACGCTGCGCGAAGCCTACGCGGCCGCCTACGCGGGGGAGCCGTTCGCCGCCCTGCTCCCGGAGGGGCGGTGGCCCGCAACCTCCATGACCCTCGGCGCGAACAGCGCGCTCGTCCAGGTCGCCCTCGACGAGGACGCGGGCCGCATCGTCGCCGTCGCCGCCATCGACAACCTCACCAAGGGCACCGCGGGAGGCGCCGTGCAGAGCGCCAACCTCGCCCTCGGCCTCCCGGAAGAACTCGGGCTGACCACGATCGGAGTGTCCCCGTGA
- a CDS encoding ABC transporter permease, translating to MNAPVLTPPPPARATVPRTFAAMMAREARVMRKNLLSTFIRVLMQPVMFVFVFAYVLPKLGGGAMAGAGGATFSTILVPGLVGSSIIMQAMMAVTFPLMMELNWQKSITDRALAPVTIPMLAVQKILAAALQGLIGGLLVFPAVLFIHADGQAPQVNVDNWPVLVLVLVAGSLLAASGGLLLGTLMNPQKVQMMFTLILLPMTMLGCVYYPWAALESIPWLQYLSLANPLVYVSEGLRSALTPDVPHMPTWAFLLAIVGGTVVLTWAATRTFTKRVLT from the coding sequence GTGAACGCACCGGTGCTGACACCACCGCCCCCGGCGCGGGCCACGGTCCCGCGCACCTTCGCCGCGATGATGGCGCGCGAGGCGCGGGTGATGCGCAAGAACCTGCTGTCGACGTTCATCCGGGTGCTGATGCAGCCGGTCATGTTCGTCTTCGTGTTCGCCTACGTCCTGCCCAAGCTGGGCGGCGGCGCGATGGCCGGCGCGGGCGGGGCCACGTTCTCCACCATCCTGGTGCCGGGCCTGGTCGGCTCGTCGATCATCATGCAGGCCATGATGGCGGTGACCTTTCCGCTGATGATGGAGCTGAACTGGCAGAAGTCGATCACCGACCGGGCGCTGGCGCCGGTCACCATCCCGATGCTGGCGGTCCAGAAGATCCTCGCGGCGGCGCTGCAGGGTCTGATCGGCGGGCTGCTGGTGTTCCCGGCGGTGCTGTTCATCCACGCCGACGGCCAGGCCCCGCAGGTGAACGTGGACAACTGGCCCGTCCTGGTGCTGGTCCTGGTCGCCGGGTCCCTGCTGGCCGCCTCGGGCGGCCTGCTGCTCGGCACGCTCATGAACCCGCAGAAGGTCCAGATGATGTTCACGCTGATCCTGCTGCCGATGACCATGCTCGGCTGCGTCTACTACCCGTGGGCGGCGCTGGAGAGCATCCCGTGGCTGCAGTACCTCAGCCTGGCCAACCCGCTCGTCTACGTCAGCGAGGGCCTGCGCAGCGCCCTGACGCCCGACGTCCCGCACATGCCGACGTGGGCGTTCCTGCTGGCGATCGTCGGCGGGACGGTCGTCTTGACGTGGGCCGCGACCCGCACGTTCACCAAGCGCGTCCTCACCTGA
- the pheT gene encoding phenylalanine--tRNA ligase subunit beta gives MRAPLSWVREHAALPAGVTGRDLAEKLIAAGLEVETVERAGADLTGPLVVGEVLAIEELTGFKKPIRYCQVNVGDANGTGEPQNIVCGATNFAVGDRIVAILPGGVLPGGFQIGARKTYGKMSEGMICSVSELGIGDDHGGILVLPPDAPVGADAVELLGLRDDVLDIAVTPDRGYALSIRGIAREAATAYDVPFTDPAAVELPAAGGESYPASIADPSACDRFVLREVRGFDPDARTPMWMRVRLHRAGMRPVSLAVDVTNYVMLELGQPLHAFDRGKLTGPIVVRRAASGEVLETLDHVKRTLDPEDILITDESGPISMAGTMGGLATEIDDRSSDMVIEAAHFDAIGTAKMSRRHRLHSEASHRFERGVDRELPLYASHRAARMLAELGGAEIVPGVTHAEAPAGRTTITMPASHPGRVAGVPYGRDAVVRRLEQVGCTVEGGADGTDELTVVPPSWRPDLVDPSDLAEEVIRLEGYENIPVRAPRPAAGQGLTAGQRLRRRVGRALAGAGYAEVLSFPFVAAKDWDDLQLPADDARRRALRLANPMSEQEPLLRTTLLPGLLRTLAKNAGRGFGDVALYEMGVVFRPDPDAPKAAPRLAVDRGPTAAEIASVEAALPDQPHRVAVVLSGEREASGWWGEGRPALWADAIEAARTVAREVGVELTVRADRHAPWHPGRCAALYHGDTLVGHAGELHPRVTNAYGLPPRTCAMELEPRLLGEPVQVRAPHVSTYPVAVQDVALVVDDAVPAADVESALRAGAGDLLEAIRLFDVYAGEQVGEGRKSLAYSLRFRAPDRTLTAEEASAARDAAVTAAAERTGAALRGA, from the coding sequence ATGCGGGCCCCGCTTTCCTGGGTGCGCGAGCATGCCGCGCTGCCGGCCGGCGTCACCGGCCGCGACCTGGCCGAGAAGCTGATCGCGGCGGGCCTGGAGGTCGAGACGGTCGAGCGCGCCGGCGCCGACCTCACCGGCCCGCTGGTCGTCGGCGAGGTCCTGGCGATCGAAGAACTCACCGGGTTCAAGAAGCCGATCAGGTACTGCCAGGTGAACGTCGGCGACGCCAACGGCACCGGCGAGCCGCAGAACATCGTGTGCGGCGCGACGAACTTCGCCGTCGGCGACCGCATCGTGGCGATCCTGCCCGGCGGCGTCCTGCCGGGCGGCTTCCAGATCGGCGCGCGCAAGACCTACGGCAAGATGTCCGAGGGCATGATCTGCTCGGTCAGCGAGCTCGGCATCGGCGACGACCACGGCGGCATCCTCGTGCTGCCGCCGGACGCGCCGGTCGGCGCGGACGCCGTCGAGCTGCTCGGCCTCCGCGACGACGTCCTGGACATCGCCGTCACGCCCGACCGCGGCTACGCCCTGTCGATCCGCGGCATCGCCCGCGAGGCCGCGACCGCCTACGACGTCCCGTTCACCGACCCCGCCGCGGTCGAGCTCCCCGCCGCGGGCGGCGAGTCGTACCCCGCGAGTATCGCCGACCCGTCCGCCTGCGACCGGTTCGTACTTCGGGAGGTCCGGGGCTTCGACCCCGACGCGCGGACGCCGATGTGGATGCGGGTCCGGCTGCACCGCGCCGGGATGCGTCCGGTGTCGCTCGCCGTGGACGTCACCAACTACGTGATGCTCGAGCTCGGGCAGCCGCTGCACGCCTTCGACCGCGGCAAGCTCACCGGCCCGATCGTCGTGCGGCGCGCCGCGTCCGGCGAGGTGCTGGAGACGCTCGACCACGTCAAGCGGACGCTCGACCCCGAGGACATCCTCATCACCGACGAGTCCGGGCCGATCTCGATGGCGGGCACGATGGGCGGTCTCGCCACCGAGATCGACGACCGCTCGTCGGACATGGTGATCGAGGCCGCGCACTTCGACGCGATCGGCACCGCGAAGATGAGCCGCCGCCACCGGCTGCACAGCGAGGCGTCGCACCGCTTCGAGCGCGGCGTCGACCGCGAGCTGCCGCTGTACGCGTCCCATCGGGCGGCGCGGATGCTCGCCGAGCTGGGCGGCGCCGAGATCGTCCCCGGGGTGACCCACGCCGAGGCGCCCGCCGGGCGGACGACGATCACCATGCCGGCGTCGCACCCCGGGCGGGTCGCGGGCGTCCCGTACGGGCGCGACGCGGTCGTCCGGCGGCTGGAGCAGGTCGGCTGCACGGTCGAGGGCGGTGCCGACGGGACGGACGAGCTGACGGTCGTGCCGCCGTCGTGGCGGCCCGACCTCGTCGACCCGAGCGACCTCGCGGAAGAGGTCATCCGGCTGGAGGGGTACGAGAACATCCCGGTCCGGGCGCCGCGTCCGGCGGCCGGGCAGGGCCTGACCGCCGGGCAGCGGCTGCGCCGCCGCGTCGGCCGGGCGCTCGCCGGCGCCGGCTACGCGGAGGTGCTGTCCTTCCCGTTCGTCGCCGCCAAGGACTGGGACGACCTGCAGCTCCCGGCCGACGACGCCCGGCGGCGAGCGCTGCGGCTCGCCAACCCGATGTCGGAGCAGGAGCCGCTGCTGCGCACCACGCTGCTGCCGGGGCTCCTGCGCACCCTGGCCAAGAACGCCGGCCGCGGCTTCGGCGACGTCGCCCTGTACGAGATGGGCGTGGTGTTCCGGCCCGACCCGGACGCGCCGAAGGCCGCGCCGCGCCTGGCCGTGGACCGGGGCCCGACGGCCGCGGAGATCGCGTCCGTGGAGGCGGCGCTGCCCGACCAGCCGCACCGGGTCGCGGTCGTCCTGTCCGGGGAGCGCGAGGCGTCCGGCTGGTGGGGCGAGGGCCGTCCGGCGCTGTGGGCGGACGCGATCGAGGCGGCCCGCACGGTCGCCCGCGAGGTCGGCGTCGAGCTGACGGTCCGGGCCGACCGGCACGCCCCGTGGCACCCGGGCCGCTGCGCGGCCCTGTACCACGGCGACACCCTCGTCGGCCACGCCGGCGAGCTGCACCCGCGCGTCACGAACGCCTACGGGCTGCCGCCGCGCACCTGCGCGATGGAGTTGGAGCCGCGCCTCCTCGGCGAGCCGGTCCAGGTCCGTGCGCCGCACGTGTCGACCTACCCGGTGGCCGTGCAGGACGTCGCGCTGGTCGTGGACGACGCCGTCCCCGCTGCCGACGTGGAGTCGGCGCTGCGCGCCGGCGCCGGCGACCTGCTGGAGGCCATCCGGCTGTTCGACGTCTACGCCGGCGAGCAGGTGGGGGAGGGCCGCAAGTCGCTGGCCTACTCGCTGCGGTTCCGCGCCCCGGACCGGACGCTCACTGCGGAGGAGGCGTCGGCGGCGCGGGACGCGGCGGTCACCGCGGCCGCCGAGCGTACCGGCGCGGCCCTGCGCGGCGCCTGA
- a CDS encoding ATP-binding protein, with protein sequence MPAPGPLRDPADDLPDGLLVADGQARVVTFNAAAERMTGIAAPHAIGRDFRDVLPLHDAEGRDWWKCLAPYEGLSTRTRHPEQTLFRPGGAELLVTAGYRRDAEGRVERFTVCLRDAQQRARRERDRADLVSTVAHELRSPLTSVKGFTATLLAKWHRFNDDQKRVMLETVNADADRVTRLITELLDVSRIEAGRLEMRRQVVDLAEEARKVIAGRVAAGEPEERFRFEARGELPEMWLDPDKVDQILGNLVENAVRHGAGTVTIVVEPDAHKEGAAVSVRDEGEGIPPEAVQRVFRQFWRGPGGNRRGGTGLGLYIVKGLVEAHGGVITVRRAPGGGAEFRFTVPAGAPDYAV encoded by the coding sequence GTGCCTGCGCCCGGCCCGCTGCGGGATCCGGCCGACGACCTGCCCGACGGCCTGCTGGTCGCCGACGGGCAGGCCCGGGTCGTGACCTTCAACGCCGCCGCCGAGCGCATGACCGGGATCGCCGCGCCGCACGCGATCGGCCGCGACTTCCGCGACGTCCTCCCGCTGCACGACGCGGAGGGCCGCGACTGGTGGAAGTGCCTCGCCCCCTACGAGGGGCTGTCCACCCGCACCCGCCACCCCGAGCAGACGCTCTTCCGTCCTGGTGGCGCGGAGCTGCTGGTGACGGCCGGGTACCGGCGCGACGCCGAGGGCCGGGTGGAACGATTCACCGTGTGCCTGCGCGACGCCCAGCAGCGCGCGCGGCGCGAACGCGACCGCGCCGACCTGGTGTCGACGGTCGCCCACGAGCTGCGGTCGCCGCTGACCAGCGTGAAGGGCTTCACCGCGACGCTGCTGGCCAAGTGGCACCGGTTCAACGACGACCAGAAGCGCGTCATGCTGGAGACCGTCAACGCCGACGCCGACCGGGTGACGCGGCTCATTACCGAGCTGCTCGACGTGTCCCGGATCGAGGCCGGTCGGCTGGAGATGCGCCGCCAGGTCGTCGACCTGGCCGAGGAGGCCCGCAAGGTCATCGCCGGACGGGTCGCGGCCGGGGAGCCCGAGGAGCGGTTCCGGTTCGAGGCACGCGGTGAGCTGCCCGAGATGTGGCTCGACCCCGACAAGGTCGACCAGATCCTCGGAAACCTCGTGGAAAACGCGGTGCGGCACGGCGCCGGGACTGTAACAATCGTGGTGGAGCCGGACGCGCACAAGGAGGGGGCCGCCGTGTCGGTGCGGGACGAGGGCGAGGGCATTCCGCCCGAGGCCGTCCAGCGCGTCTTCCGGCAGTTCTGGCGCGGCCCCGGCGGCAACCGCCGCGGCGGAACCGGCCTCGGCCTCTACATCGTGAAGGGCCTCGTCGAGGCGCACGGCGGCGTGATCACCGTGCGGCGCGCGCCCGGCGGCGGCGCCGAGTTCCGATTTACCGTGCCCGCGGGGGCCCCCGACTACGCCGTCTGA
- a CDS encoding ATP-binding cassette domain-containing protein: MTAPTGSERQPDGSPGNVARGDAVRAVDLQKTYPASGPRPEVPAVRGIDLDVPRGEFFGLLGPNGAGKSTTIGMLTTLVVPTGGTASVCGLDVVRDAVEIKRRIGVVSQNNTLDSDLTAAENLEFRGRFFGLSARDARRRADELIELFGLAEHRKGNPFEMSGGQAKRVMICRALMHGPEVLFLDEPTAGLDPQTRTNLWDVLRGLQEGGQTIVLTTHYMEEAEALCDRVAVVDHGKVLASGTVDELKAGAGADTVITVSYDAAAPGDIKALGDRAGISRVEVNDGQVRVFAADPDGVLGELVAIGARSGVGVTDASQLRPSLETVFLTLTGRDYRE, encoded by the coding sequence TTGACCGCGCCCACCGGCAGCGAACGGCAGCCCGACGGCAGCCCGGGCAACGTGGCCCGCGGCGACGCCGTCCGCGCCGTCGATCTGCAGAAGACCTACCCGGCCTCCGGCCCGCGGCCCGAGGTGCCCGCCGTCCGGGGCATCGACCTGGACGTCCCGCGCGGGGAGTTCTTCGGCCTGCTCGGCCCGAACGGCGCCGGCAAGTCCACGACCATCGGCATGCTCACCACGCTCGTCGTCCCGACCGGCGGCACCGCGTCGGTGTGCGGGCTGGACGTCGTGCGGGACGCCGTCGAGATCAAGCGGCGCATCGGCGTGGTGTCGCAGAACAACACGCTCGACAGCGACCTGACCGCCGCGGAGAACCTGGAGTTCCGCGGCCGGTTCTTCGGGCTGAGCGCCCGGGACGCCCGCCGCCGCGCCGACGAGCTGATCGAGCTGTTCGGGCTCGCCGAGCACCGCAAGGGCAACCCGTTCGAGATGTCGGGCGGGCAGGCCAAGCGCGTGATGATCTGCCGCGCGCTGATGCACGGGCCCGAGGTGCTGTTCCTGGACGAGCCGACCGCCGGGCTCGACCCGCAGACCCGCACCAACCTGTGGGACGTGCTGCGCGGCCTGCAGGAGGGCGGTCAGACGATCGTCCTCACCACCCACTACATGGAGGAGGCCGAGGCGCTCTGCGACCGGGTCGCGGTCGTGGACCACGGCAAGGTCCTCGCGAGCGGCACGGTCGACGAGCTGAAGGCGGGCGCGGGCGCCGACACCGTCATCACCGTCTCCTACGACGCCGCCGCGCCCGGCGACATCAAGGCGCTGGGCGACCGGGCGGGGATCAGCAGGGTCGAGGTCAACGACGGGCAGGTCCGCGTGTTCGCCGCCGACCCCGACGGGGTGCTCGGCGAGCTCGTCGCGATCGGCGCGCGGTCCGGTGTCGGCGTCACCGACGCCAGCCAGCTGCGCCCCAGCCTGGAAACCGTCTTCCTCACCCTGACCGGAAGGGACTACCGCGAGTGA
- a CDS encoding MarR family winged helix-turn-helix transcriptional regulator, translating to MDTEKLGFGDLSELGATEEWPVGRLFAAAARQAGPVMWRLVEKHGVSPAGFFLLRILVLEDGRRPGEVAKRLMQSAATVTSVADTLQRNGLLERRPDERDRRAVRLHITEAGRALVAETGSALADDLWAIYDVPAEADEPAVRRYLLTLLDRFTDLSEGGRC from the coding sequence ATGGACACCGAGAAGCTCGGGTTCGGCGACCTGTCCGAGCTCGGCGCCACCGAGGAGTGGCCGGTCGGCCGGCTGTTCGCCGCCGCGGCCCGGCAGGCCGGGCCGGTGATGTGGCGGCTCGTCGAGAAGCACGGGGTCAGCCCCGCCGGGTTCTTCCTGCTGCGGATCCTGGTGCTCGAGGACGGCCGGCGCCCCGGCGAGGTCGCCAAGCGGCTCATGCAGTCGGCCGCCACCGTGACGTCGGTCGCCGACACACTGCAGCGCAACGGGCTGCTGGAGCGCCGCCCGGACGAACGCGACCGCCGCGCCGTCCGGCTGCACATCACCGAGGCCGGACGAGCGCTGGTCGCCGAGACCGGCAGCGCCCTGGCCGACGACCTGTGGGCGATCTACGACGTCCCCGCCGAAGCCGACGAACCCGCCGTGCGCCGGTACCTGCTCACCCTGCTCGACCGCTTCACCGATCTCTCCGAAGGAGGCCGCTGTTGA